The Bos javanicus breed banteng chromosome 11, ARS-OSU_banteng_1.0, whole genome shotgun sequence genome includes a window with the following:
- the CERCAM gene encoding inactive glycosyltransferase 25 family member 3 isoform X1, whose product MRAAPAAPLLQLLLLLGPRPEAAGVAEPPLPTVVLAILARNAEHSLPHYLGALERLDYPRARLALWCATDHNVDNTTAMLREWLAAVGDDYAAVVWRPEGEPRSYPDEDGPKHWTKERHQFLMELKQEALTFARDWGADYILFADTDNILTNNQTLRLLIEPGLPVVAPMLDSQTYYSNFWCGITPQGYYRRTADYFPTKNRQRRGCFRVPMVHSTFLVSLRAEGTAQLAFYPPHPNYTWPFDDIIVFAYACQAAGVAVHVCNEQRYGYLNVPVKSHQGLEDERVNFIHLILEALVDGPPMWASAHVSRPPKRPSKMGFDEVFVISLARRPDRRERMLTSLWEMEISGRVVDAVDGRMLNSSVMRTLGVDLLPGYQDPYSGRTLTKGEVGCFLSHYSIWEEVVTRGLAQVVVFEDDVRFESNFKGRLEQLMEEVEAEKLPWDLIYLGRKQVNPEEEAVVEGLPHLVVAGYSYWTLAYVLSLAGARKLLASQPLRRMLPVDEFLPIMFDQHPNEQYKAHFWPRDLQAFSARPLLAAPTHYAGDSEWLSDTETSSPWDDDSGRLISWTGSYKTLRGPRLDLAGGSGHSLRPHPRDEL is encoded by the exons ATGCGCGCTGCCCCCGCCGCCCCGCTGCtccagctgctgctcctgctggggCCGCGGCCCGAGGCTGCGGGAGTCGCGGAGCCGCCGCTGCCCACTGTGGTCCTTGCCATCTTGGCCCGCAATGCCGAGCACTCACTGCCTCACTACCTGGGTGCGCTGGAGCGGCTGGACTACCCCAGGGCCAGGCTGGCCCTCTG GTGTGCCACGGACCACAATGTGGACAACACTACAGCGATGCTACGGGAGTGGCTGGCTGCTGTGGGCGATGACTATGCAGCTGTGGTCTGGAGGCCCGAGGGGGAGCCCAG GTCCTACCCAGATGAAGACGGCCCTAAGCACTGGACCAAAGAAAGGCATCAGTTCCTGATGGAGCTGAAACAGGAGGCCCTGACctttgccagggactggggggcaGACTATATCCTG TTTGCAGACACAGACAACATTCTGACCAACAACCAGACGCTGCGGCTTCTGATCGAGCCGGGGCTGCCCGTGGTGGCTCCGATGCTGGACTCTCAGACCTACTACTCCAATTTCTGGTGTGGAATCACCCCCCAG GGCTACTACCGCCGCACTGCCGACTACTTTCCCACCAAGAACCGCCAGCGCCGGGGCTGCTTCCGCGTCCCCATGGTCCACTCCACCTTCCTGGTATCCCTGCGGGCTGAGGGGACGGCCCAGCTGGCCTTCTACCCACCTCACCCCAACTATACCTGGCCCTTTGACGACATCATCGTCTTTGCCTATGCCTGTCAGGCTGCTG GGGTCGCAGTCCACGTGTGCAACGAGCAGCGTTACGGGTACCTGAATGTGCCCGTGAAATCCCACCAGGGGCTGGAGGACGAGAGAGTCAACTTCATCCACCTGATCCTGGAAGCGCTGG TGGATGGGCCCCCGATGTGGGCCTCGGCTCATGTGTCCCGGCCCCCAAAGAGGCCCAGCAAGATGGGGTTTGATGAG gtGTTTGTCATCAGCCTGGCCCGCCGGCCCGACCGCCGAGAGCGCATGCTGACTtcactctgggagatggagatCTCTGGGCGGGTGGTGGACGCTGTGGATGGCCG GATGCTCAATAGCAGTGTCATGAGGACCCTCGGCGTGGACCTGCTTCCCGGCTACCAGGACCCCTACTCGGGCCGCACGCTGACCAAGGGCGAGGTGGGCTGCTTCCTCAGCCACTACTCCATCTGGGAGGAG GTCGTCACCCGGGGCCTGGCCCAGGTCGTGGTATTTGAGGACGATGTACGCTTTGAGAGCAATTTCAAGGGGCGGCTGGAGCAGCTGATGGAGGAGGTGGAGGCGGAGAAACTTCCTTGGGACTTGAT CTACCTCGGCCGGAAGCAGGTGAACCCCGAGGAGGAGGCAGTTGTGGAGGGGCTGCCGCACCTGGTGGTGGCCGGCTACTCCTACTGGACACTGGCATACGTCCTGAGCCTGGCGGGTGCCCGCAAGCTGCTGGCCTCCCAGCCGCTGCGCCGAATGCTGCCTGTGGATGAGTTCCTGCCCATCATGTTTGACCAGCACCCCAA tgAGCAGTACAAGGCACACTTCTGGCCACGGGACCTGCAGGCCTTCTCAGCCCGGCCCCTGCTCGCAGCCCCCACCCACTATGCGGGGGACTCCGAGTGGCTCAGCGACACCGAGACATCCTCGCCCTGGGACGATGACAGTGGCCGCCTCATCAGCTGGACTGGCTCCTACAAGACCCTGCGTGGCCCCCGCCTGGACCTGGCAGGCGGCAGCGGGCACAGCCTCCGTCCGCACCCCCGGGATGAGCTCTAG
- the CERCAM gene encoding inactive glycosyltransferase 25 family member 3 isoform X2, producing the protein MLREWLAAVGDDYAAVVWRPEGEPRSYPDEDGPKHWTKERHQFLMELKQEALTFARDWGADYILFADTDNILTNNQTLRLLIEPGLPVVAPMLDSQTYYSNFWCGITPQGYYRRTADYFPTKNRQRRGCFRVPMVHSTFLVSLRAEGTAQLAFYPPHPNYTWPFDDIIVFAYACQAAGVAVHVCNEQRYGYLNVPVKSHQGLEDERVNFIHLILEALVDGPPMWASAHVSRPPKRPSKMGFDEVFVISLARRPDRRERMLTSLWEMEISGRVVDAVDGRMLNSSVMRTLGVDLLPGYQDPYSGRTLTKGEVGCFLSHYSIWEEVVTRGLAQVVVFEDDVRFESNFKGRLEQLMEEVEAEKLPWDLIYLGRKQVNPEEEAVVEGLPHLVVAGYSYWTLAYVLSLAGARKLLASQPLRRMLPVDEFLPIMFDQHPNEQYKAHFWPRDLQAFSARPLLAAPTHYAGDSEWLSDTETSSPWDDDSGRLISWTGSYKTLRGPRLDLAGGSGHSLRPHPRDEL; encoded by the exons ATGCTACGGGAGTGGCTGGCTGCTGTGGGCGATGACTATGCAGCTGTGGTCTGGAGGCCCGAGGGGGAGCCCAG GTCCTACCCAGATGAAGACGGCCCTAAGCACTGGACCAAAGAAAGGCATCAGTTCCTGATGGAGCTGAAACAGGAGGCCCTGACctttgccagggactggggggcaGACTATATCCTG TTTGCAGACACAGACAACATTCTGACCAACAACCAGACGCTGCGGCTTCTGATCGAGCCGGGGCTGCCCGTGGTGGCTCCGATGCTGGACTCTCAGACCTACTACTCCAATTTCTGGTGTGGAATCACCCCCCAG GGCTACTACCGCCGCACTGCCGACTACTTTCCCACCAAGAACCGCCAGCGCCGGGGCTGCTTCCGCGTCCCCATGGTCCACTCCACCTTCCTGGTATCCCTGCGGGCTGAGGGGACGGCCCAGCTGGCCTTCTACCCACCTCACCCCAACTATACCTGGCCCTTTGACGACATCATCGTCTTTGCCTATGCCTGTCAGGCTGCTG GGGTCGCAGTCCACGTGTGCAACGAGCAGCGTTACGGGTACCTGAATGTGCCCGTGAAATCCCACCAGGGGCTGGAGGACGAGAGAGTCAACTTCATCCACCTGATCCTGGAAGCGCTGG TGGATGGGCCCCCGATGTGGGCCTCGGCTCATGTGTCCCGGCCCCCAAAGAGGCCCAGCAAGATGGGGTTTGATGAG gtGTTTGTCATCAGCCTGGCCCGCCGGCCCGACCGCCGAGAGCGCATGCTGACTtcactctgggagatggagatCTCTGGGCGGGTGGTGGACGCTGTGGATGGCCG GATGCTCAATAGCAGTGTCATGAGGACCCTCGGCGTGGACCTGCTTCCCGGCTACCAGGACCCCTACTCGGGCCGCACGCTGACCAAGGGCGAGGTGGGCTGCTTCCTCAGCCACTACTCCATCTGGGAGGAG GTCGTCACCCGGGGCCTGGCCCAGGTCGTGGTATTTGAGGACGATGTACGCTTTGAGAGCAATTTCAAGGGGCGGCTGGAGCAGCTGATGGAGGAGGTGGAGGCGGAGAAACTTCCTTGGGACTTGAT CTACCTCGGCCGGAAGCAGGTGAACCCCGAGGAGGAGGCAGTTGTGGAGGGGCTGCCGCACCTGGTGGTGGCCGGCTACTCCTACTGGACACTGGCATACGTCCTGAGCCTGGCGGGTGCCCGCAAGCTGCTGGCCTCCCAGCCGCTGCGCCGAATGCTGCCTGTGGATGAGTTCCTGCCCATCATGTTTGACCAGCACCCCAA tgAGCAGTACAAGGCACACTTCTGGCCACGGGACCTGCAGGCCTTCTCAGCCCGGCCCCTGCTCGCAGCCCCCACCCACTATGCGGGGGACTCCGAGTGGCTCAGCGACACCGAGACATCCTCGCCCTGGGACGATGACAGTGGCCGCCTCATCAGCTGGACTGGCTCCTACAAGACCCTGCGTGGCCCCCGCCTGGACCTGGCAGGCGGCAGCGGGCACAGCCTCCGTCCGCACCCCCGGGATGAGCTCTAG